DNA sequence from the Verrucomicrobiia bacterium genome:
ACCGGCAGGAAACAACTCAGATCATCAGCTTTGCCTTGGTTTTTCTGGCGATGGCGATTTCCTTTTACGCCGTTTACCAGTTCCTCACCGACTCGAATTATGTTTGGGGCTTGCCAAAAGCCTACCCACACCGCGGCTCGGGGACCTATATCAATCCCAATGACCTGGCCGGTTTTCTCGAAATGCTCCTGCCGATTGGCCTGGCCTACGCCCTGGTGGGCCGGCTCAAGCCCGTGACTCGCATCCTGCTCAGCTACGCCAGCCTGGCGATTCTGGCTGGCATCGCCGTCACCATTTCCCGAGGCGGCTGGGTCTCGACCGGCGTGGCCCTGACCCTGTTGCTCGGGGCTTTGGCCTTTCGCCGGCGTTATCGGCTCCCTGTCCTTGTTCTGGCCGTGGTTGCCATCGGCGTTGGAGCCTTTCTCCTGCCTAAAAGCTTTTTCATCCAATCCCGTATCAAACAAACCATGTCGGCTTCGAATAAAGTCAATGACGACATGCGGTTTGCGATTTGGGCGCCGGCGTGGCGGATGTGGCAGGACCATCCCTGGTGGGGAGTGGGGCCGGCGCACTTTGATGCGCGCTTCCACCAGTACCGCCCCGAGGGCGTGCAGTTGAGCCCCGTGCGTACCCATAACGATTACCTCAACACGCTGGTTGATTGGGGTGTGACCGGCCTGGCTCTGGTTCTTGCCGCGGTCGCGCTGTTGTTTTTTGGTGTTTGGAAGACGCGCTCCTCGGTGCGATTGTCGAGCGGGGAATTGGGGGGCAAATCCGGCAGCAACAAGTTCGCTTTTGTGTTGGGGGCCAGTTTGGGTTTGGTGGCAATTCTGGTCCATTCGTTTGTTGATTTCAACATGCATATCCCCGCCAATGCGATCCTGGCAGTGACCCTGATGGCTTTGCTGAGCAGCCACCTGCGGTTCGCCACCGAGCGCTATTGGTTCACTCTGAAGGTGTGGTCCAGAGTCCTGGCCAGCGCCCTGCTCTTTTTGGGAGGCGCTTATGTCGCCCAACAGGCCTGGCGCCTCGGGACTGAGGCTCTATGGCTCGATCGGGCCGAACGGGCCCCCGTTTTCTCGGCCAAACAAATCGATTTGCTCTCCCGCGCCTTTGCTTCTGACCCAATGAACCCGGAAACCGCCCTTTCAATAGGCGAGGCCTTTCGCCGCGAAAGCCAGGAGGGGGGGGAGTTTTATCAAGGACAGCAGGGAGCGAATTATCGCACGCTGGCAGAACAGGCCATGACCTGGTATCAGCGCGGGATGAAGCTCAATCCCTGGGATAGCCGCAACTACTCAGGTTATGGCTGGTGCCTGGATTGGCTGGACCGCCAGGCCGAATCCGCCCCTTATTTCAGCCAAGCTGAGGAACTGGACCCGAACAATTATTTCAACCTGAATAATATCGGCTTGCACTACATTCAGGCGGGGGATTTCGCAGCCGCTAAACCGTGGTTCGAACGCTCGCTGCGCCTTGAATGGCACGACAACCCGATTGCGCAGAATTACCTCCAGATAGCCAATATGCGCTTGCTCGATGCCGCCACCAATGAATTGAGCGCCCGGCTTGGCAGAAAGATGGAGGCAGAGAAATAACATTTTTATCTTTCAGCCTCCATTTTTCTGCCATCGGCGCAAAAATCGGCCAGTTCCGGCTGGAAAAAGGCCCAAAAAAAAGTTTGAAAAGTGGTTGACAGCTTGCGTATCTCGTTTAGAATTCCAACAAATAGACGGGTTCATTATTTGAGCAGCACACTTATGAAACACACTCGAAGTCTCTTTAGCGGCTTGGTTGCCAGCGCGGTTGCCCTGGCAATGGTCTCCACATTAGCGGCCCAGACCGTCGAAGGCGTGGCCAAGGTGGTTCGGGTCAAAGGCCCAGCCCGTTACAGCACCGGCGGCAATGTCTGGCAGCCGTTGCATTCAGGAATGGTCCTGCGGCCCGGCACGACCGTCCAGACCGGCACCGAAGAAGGCTCCTACGTCGATCTGGTTTTGGGCGGAGCCAATGCCCCGGTTCCACAACCGGTCGTTTATCGTCCTTACATTCCTGACTCGATGGCCACTATGGCCTATCAGCCTTCGGCTGAGCAAAACGTCGTCAGGGTTTGGCAGAACTCGGCTTTGGGAATCGACAAGTTGACATCGATGCGCACCGGAGCGGACGTGGTCAGCGAAACACAGCTCGACCTGAAGATGGGCCGCATCACCGGCAACGTAAAGAAAATGACTGCCGCCTCGAAATACGAAGTCAAGCTGCCCAATGGCGTGGCGGGTGTTCGCGGCACACTCTATGACATCTCCGCTGAAGGCGTAGTCAAGGTTTTCGTCGGCTCGATGGTTCTTGCTTGGGTGGACCCCAAGTCCGGTAACGTCACAACTCAAGTCATCATGGGTGGCCAGCAGTACGACGCGCGCACGGGACAGATTACCCCGGTTTCAGCGACTGAGATGGGCGCATTCGAGAACATCGGCTTGGCGATGCGCGTGGTGACTACTCCAACCCCTATCACCCTCGCCAATAATCTGGCTGTGACGCCGATCTCACCGGTAGGGTTCTCGGGCACAGGTCCCCTTCCCGAGCCGGTTTTTACATTTGGGTTTTGACGCTCAATAAGGCGCAAAGATATATCTCTCAAAACCAGAGCAACCTTGTGTTGCTCTGGTTTTTTTATTTATTGTTAACTGGTGAAGTTCACGCCCGCTCAGCGCATTCCCGCTTTGGTCGCCTTGGGGGTAATCATCCTGGTATGCTGGGCGAGTTGGCGGCGAGCGGACCTGTTTGAGCGGCTGGAACGGATGACCTTCGATATGCGGGTTCGTGCTGCTGTGCGCTACCATCCCACGGTCGCCACCAACCTCGGTTTTGTTTTCATCGACGAGGACAGCGTTCAGCGCGTGTGGAATGGGTCGTTAGGGTATCGGTTCGGTCTGTATTGGCCCCGCCAGGTTTACGGACGAATAGTGCAGGAATTAGCCACCCAGGGGGCACGGGCCATCGCCTTTGATGTTCTCTTCGGCGAGTTGCGTCCCGATCATCCCGCCGTTCAGATGGCCGACGGGAGTGTGGGACCTGATTCTGACGACTTTTTCGCCCAGCAAATGCGGCGGGCCGGGAACGTCATCATCGCGCAAACACCTGAAATTACCCCTCCGGCGCTCTTCGCCACCAATGCCTGGGCCGTGGGCGATGTCTCAACAGATAAGGATTTGGACAGCATCCTGCGCCGGGCAAAGGTTTTCCGTCTCTATCACGAATGGCATCCGGCGTTTTTGCAATTAGAGGCTGACCCAGGATTCGGAGTGGACCTGCGCAAGGCGCGCATTGAACCCCGCCGGATCGTTTTGCCACGGGCGGGGGGCGAGCCTATCGTCGTGCCTCTGGATGCCAATGGCAATTTCGAGGTCGCGGATTTCTGGGGCGACAACCTCCCGCCCGGCATCGCGCGAAAGGCCAGGCCCTTTACCGAGGAACGCGTTTGGCACATGGGCGTCGTGCTGGCTGCGCGCGAGCTAGGATTAGACTTGGCCAATGCCCAAATCGACCTTCCCCATGGGCGCATCACCCTGCGGAATCGGGCGGGCCTCGAGCGAGTGATCCCGGTCGATGGCCAGGGCAATATGCTCATTGATTGGTGCCTGACGGTCAATAGCCCGCAGCTCACGCGCGAGCCGATCCAGGACCTGCTTGAGCAGTACCGACAGCGGCTATTGGGCGCCACAAATCAGTTTCTCAATCGTTGGCGCGGCAAACTGGCGATAATCGGGTCCAGCGCAGTTGTCGGCAATAATCTGACCGACCGCGGAGCGACGCCCTTGAGTCCAGACACGCTGCTGGTAAGCAAACACTGGAACGTGGCCAACTCGATAATCACTGGCCGGTTTGTGCGGCGCGCTCCACTGGGAGTGGAGCTGGGGTTGGTAGTGTTGCTTGGGCTTGGGGCGACCATCGTGACACTGCGCCTACGCGTGCTGCTTGCCTCCATGCTGGTCCTGCTGCTGAGCCTGGCTTATGCTGTTTTCGCTTCCATCCTCTATTTTCGCACGCGCTATTGGTTGCCCATCGTGTTGCCTCTGGGAGGCGCCTGGTTGATGACCCACGTTTGCCTGGTGACCTGGCGGGTCGTCTTCGAGTCCGCAGAACGCAAGCGCGTCCGCTCCATTTTCTCAACCATCGTCTCGCCTAAGATTGTCAACGAACTGCTCCAAGCTCAGGCTCTGAGCCTTGGAGGCACTCGCCGCGAAATTACCGTGTTGTTTGCCGATGTGCGCGGGTTCACCGAATTCACCGACTCCAGCCAGGAGCAGGTGGCAGAGCATGTCCGCCAAAGGGGCTTGCAAGGCCAGGCCGCCGAGACCTGCTTCGATGAGCAGGCGCGGGAGACTCTCCGGACAATTAATCTCTATCTTGGATTGGTCGCAGAAACGATTCTGCAGCAGGATGGGACTCTGGATAAATTCATAGGCGATTGCGTGATGGCCTTTTGGGGCGCGCCGACTCCCCACTCGAAGCATGCGTTGGCGTGCGTCCGGGCGGCAGTGCAGGCGCAGCGGGGAATTCACGACCTTAACCTTCAGCGCGCGGCGCAGAACAAAGCAATCGCCTTGGAGAACCAGGCCCGCGCCGCTGCAGGCCAGCCCCCAGTCCCGCTGCTGCCGATTCTATTTGTTGGCACCGGCATCAACACGGGCATGGCAACCGTCGGCTTAATGGGAGCAGAAACCAAGTCGGTCGTGCGCCAGGGCAGCTACACTGTTTTTGGCCGGGAAGTCAATCTGGCCAGCCGCCTCGAAAGCGCCTCCGAACGTGGCCGCATTTTCATCAGCCAATCCACCTGGGCACACTTGCAACGAGACGACCCGGCTTTGGGGGCATCCTGCGTTCCCTTGCCACCCCTTACCGTAAAGGGTATCCGCGCCCCAGTGCAGGTCTATGAGGTCCCCTGGAGACTCTCCGGCACCCGCCGTATCGAAGAGGAATTTGCGCTGCCTCAGCAGGAAACCGCAAAGAAGGGCTGAAGGTCGAGTCCTTGGGTCCTGCTTTTGTTTGTGGTTGTCCCCCCTCTGCTGCTAAGCTGCTTTCATGCGCACGGTGATTTACCCGGGAAGTTTCGATCCTTTGACCAATGGCCATCTGGATGTCGTCCAAAGAGCGACGAAACTCTTCGACCGCGTCATCGTCGCGGTGGCTCGGAACGAAAGCAAACGCCCCTGCTTCAGTCTCGAAGAGCGAGTGGAAATGGTTGCGCGCGCTGTCGGTCATTTTCCCCAGGTCGAGGCTGACAGCTTTGACGGGTTGCTGGTGGACTACGCAGAGAAGCGGTCGGCGCAGGCGGTCATCCGAGGGCTAAGGGCGGTTTCGGATTTCGAGTTTGAATTCCAACTGGCTTTGATGAATCGTAAATTGAACGAACGGATTGAAACGATTTTCATGATGCCCAAGGATACTTATACATTCCTCAGCTCCCGCATCGTCAAGGAGATTGCCAGCCTCGGGGGCGACGTCAGCGCGTTTGTGTCGGCGCACGTGCGGGCGGCCCTGGCCTCGAAGGCAAATCCGTTGCCG
Encoded proteins:
- a CDS encoding O-antigen ligase family protein encodes the protein MSQETVDRWCERGVLYLVLAILTFGPLAIGAVRGFDFAIIEGLTLGVMALWAIRLWVSPRPQLLWPPICWAVIAFSLYAVGRYLTADIEYVARQEVLHVLVYAFLFLAILNNLHRQETTQIISFALVFLAMAISFYAVYQFLTDSNYVWGLPKAYPHRGSGTYINPNDLAGFLEMLLPIGLAYALVGRLKPVTRILLSYASLAILAGIAVTISRGGWVSTGVALTLLLGALAFRRRYRLPVLVLAVVAIGVGAFLLPKSFFIQSRIKQTMSASNKVNDDMRFAIWAPAWRMWQDHPWWGVGPAHFDARFHQYRPEGVQLSPVRTHNDYLNTLVDWGVTGLALVLAAVALLFFGVWKTRSSVRLSSGELGGKSGSNKFAFVLGASLGLVAILVHSFVDFNMHIPANAILAVTLMALLSSHLRFATERYWFTLKVWSRVLASALLFLGGAYVAQQAWRLGTEALWLDRAERAPVFSAKQIDLLSRAFASDPMNPETALSIGEAFRRESQEGGEFYQGQQGANYRTLAEQAMTWYQRGMKLNPWDSRNYSGYGWCLDWLDRQAESAPYFSQAEELDPNNYFNLNNIGLHYIQAGDFAAAKPWFERSLRLEWHDNPIAQNYLQIANMRLLDAATNELSARLGRKMEAEK
- a CDS encoding FecR domain-containing protein — protein: MKHTRSLFSGLVASAVALAMVSTLAAQTVEGVAKVVRVKGPARYSTGGNVWQPLHSGMVLRPGTTVQTGTEEGSYVDLVLGGANAPVPQPVVYRPYIPDSMATMAYQPSAEQNVVRVWQNSALGIDKLTSMRTGADVVSETQLDLKMGRITGNVKKMTAASKYEVKLPNGVAGVRGTLYDISAEGVVKVFVGSMVLAWVDPKSGNVTTQVIMGGQQYDARTGQITPVSATEMGAFENIGLAMRVVTTPTPITLANNLAVTPISPVGFSGTGPLPEPVFTFGF
- a CDS encoding adenylate/guanylate cyclase domain-containing protein, with protein sequence MKFTPAQRIPALVALGVIILVCWASWRRADLFERLERMTFDMRVRAAVRYHPTVATNLGFVFIDEDSVQRVWNGSLGYRFGLYWPRQVYGRIVQELATQGARAIAFDVLFGELRPDHPAVQMADGSVGPDSDDFFAQQMRRAGNVIIAQTPEITPPALFATNAWAVGDVSTDKDLDSILRRAKVFRLYHEWHPAFLQLEADPGFGVDLRKARIEPRRIVLPRAGGEPIVVPLDANGNFEVADFWGDNLPPGIARKARPFTEERVWHMGVVLAARELGLDLANAQIDLPHGRITLRNRAGLERVIPVDGQGNMLIDWCLTVNSPQLTREPIQDLLEQYRQRLLGATNQFLNRWRGKLAIIGSSAVVGNNLTDRGATPLSPDTLLVSKHWNVANSIITGRFVRRAPLGVELGLVVLLGLGATIVTLRLRVLLASMLVLLLSLAYAVFASILYFRTRYWLPIVLPLGGAWLMTHVCLVTWRVVFESAERKRVRSIFSTIVSPKIVNELLQAQALSLGGTRREITVLFADVRGFTEFTDSSQEQVAEHVRQRGLQGQAAETCFDEQARETLRTINLYLGLVAETILQQDGTLDKFIGDCVMAFWGAPTPHSKHALACVRAAVQAQRGIHDLNLQRAAQNKAIALENQARAAAGQPPVPLLPILFVGTGINTGMATVGLMGAETKSVVRQGSYTVFGREVNLASRLESASERGRIFISQSTWAHLQRDDPALGASCVPLPPLTVKGIRAPVQVYEVPWRLSGTRRIEEEFALPQQETAKKG
- the coaD gene encoding pantetheine-phosphate adenylyltransferase, giving the protein MRTVIYPGSFDPLTNGHLDVVQRATKLFDRVIVAVARNESKRPCFSLEERVEMVARAVGHFPQVEADSFDGLLVDYAEKRSAQAVIRGLRAVSDFEFEFQLALMNRKLNERIETIFMMPKDTYTFLSSRIVKEIASLGGDVSAFVSAHVRAALASKANPLPAVR